The Pithys albifrons albifrons isolate INPA30051 chromosome 5, PitAlb_v1, whole genome shotgun sequence genomic interval AACTTAAAGAATGAAGTTTACAGCAGATATTCCCTAGAGCAAAACAGcaccaacaaacccaaaaaggaattttaattaaaaaaaaatacaatactACAACAGTTACTCATTGGCATAACATTATGAGACAATAAAAGAAACAGgtaagacaaaacaaaaccatcaaATACTTGGAAGTTTTTGTAAAACACTTGTTAAAACCTGCCACTGAATTTAGcagtgcaaataaataaaaaccttaaaataaatttgcttcTGTGAAGTCACAACAGGCTCTGGATCTGGTCCTCTTCTCTCTCCAAAAAATGGCAACACCACATTTTCAACCCATAAGCCACATATCCAATGACTGTAAATTAAACTCAGTGTTTACAGACCACTCCTCCAGCACCTGCACACTTTGTGCAGCACTTCAACCTCCCCATTTTTCAGCAGAACAATGCAGTTTCCAGGGCAGTACACTGGCATTTAAATTTGTACCCAAGAATTAACCTGTGAAAACAGCACATTAATTATGCATGCATTGTTAATTACTAATATGCTTCCTGTTAACAAAATTTGAATATGCATGCAAGGTTTAAATCTTAATCTCTTCAGTGTCAAATTCTGGCTGGCTGTTTCTTatccttttctatttttgctAAAACAGCATTGCATCTCAGTCTGCATCTTTCCTGAACCCACATCTGAAGCTCCTCTGttgtcagagcagcagagaacagaTCTTGCAATGTCAGGCCCATGTCAGATTTCCAGGTTGTCCAAAAATAGTGCACACTTCTCCATCTCCTGTCTTCAGGCATCCAGCTGTATGTGGTCCAgacacagaacacacagagcaAGCAGTAGTTTTTTTGGCTTACCTAAAGCAAAGGGCAAACAAGCCCTAAGCCTGCTTAGGAAGAAATTACTTATCCCCCATAGGAAATCACACAGCAATGTTGTTTACCAAAGCTTTACTCCTCATCCTTATAGaataaatattacattttctCAACCATTATCTCAGCATTGTAACAGTCTGCAAATATTTCCCCGCTCATTTCAGCATGCAAAGtagaaaactgttttaaatgGCTTATTGAGAGTTATCACACAGACAGAAGGATTTTTCCATGCTCAAACCCCTGCAATGCTACTGTCCATTTCCATGCACAGTGAGCTCAGAGCTGAACAGGACAAGGTGCCTTCTCAGATTCCTTTTGGCAGCTGGCTGGTCGCAGAACTTCACCTCGATGTTGCCGTCGCTGAACGCCTCCCTCCTGGCTCCCTCCGAGTCCAGGGCATCTCTCTGGGAAACACTTGGCTTTTGCCTCCTCATGGTAATCCCCGAGTTCCCAACCTGCCTGGCTGGGgatgcattttctttcacaatgCAGAAGCAGATGGCAGACAAAAAGTTCTTCTTGAAGTTCTCGTTCATGAAAGCATAAACAATAGGGTTGCAAATTGAATTGAAGAATCCGATGAGCTGGACAATTGCAAAGGTCATTTTGACTGTCACATCATCATACTCCCTCTCAAAATTAcctggaagggaggaaagaaatctGCTGTAAGCACAGGATGGCATAAATGCTTCCTACTTAGCCCAGTTATATCCAGTCTGGCATTAGAAGCTTTTGTTTAAAATCAACAAAAGACCTTGCTGGAAGTTCTTAATATCAGCAAAAGGGTTTGATCAACAAGGAAAAAATCAAGATCTATCACACATTTCTGCTTTCTATGGATGCAGTAACAGAATCCATTGAAAGAGGCAATGTGTGAGCCAGAGGAGCTGTCCAATGGCCATGCAACATTGAGCCTCCAACTTGCTAAGCACAGGCCTTGTTTATTCCAGCTGTTCTTTTGGCTCCAAGTGTCACGTCCTATCAAACAATATGTACTTGAACACTACCCCCTGTCTTGTCACTGACCACACACAGCTAAAAATGCATCATCTTGGTCTCATCTCTCACTTCGTAATCATTGAGCTCACAGACGATTCAGAATTTCTTGAATTCAAGTACTCAGTGACCAAGCTGGATAAATACTGCAGAGGTTTGTATGGCAAGTAAAATAAAGGCCTTGCAGCACCTGaaataaattcctgaaattagcAATAAAAAGAGAGCAAACAATTCAAGGAGCGTTTTGAGCAACCTTAACACTGGACAATTCAATTTTAATAGTCAGAGCTTGTGCATGTCTGACTCTGCCCAGACATAAACATCATTTGGCTGAACTACTGATGTATCTGCGACAATCTTGTTTGTGATAGAAGACAATGaaacagctgctgcctttggcaAGCAGAGTTAACAACTATGAAAACTTCCTCTTGTTCCTGCACACAGCCTGCTGCACAGTCCCACATGTTAGTTAGCCCAGTACCCATGAGGAGATGGGAGATGAAGAGAGAACAGGGCAAACAGCAAAAAGCATAGAAAACAAGCATTGAGGGCATTTCCAAGGCAGTTTTCAGTCAAGACCACTGAAAAAGTTCACTTGGATTCATTATTATCACTGTGATGTCTAGAATTTGTATTTCCAATATGCCCACCTCATTAAAACCAGAGCAAGTGAAAGGGTAAATATTTCATCAGCTTAACTTCAAACAGTtacattaaatttaaatttaaattaaaacaacacTTCAAGAGGTTTTATCTTCCAGCCAGGCACTTTTAACCCTTCGGCAAACGAGGGTAgcaaaacagacacagaaagaaaaagaatctgCAGAGATATGCTCACCACCCCAATagtcttgtctttttttaagtcttttaaGGCCTAGCAAACCTTCTTTCCAGAACTGGATTATGTGCAGTGCAAATTCAACAACAACATTCTTTCTAAAGAGCTTACATTCTAAAAGAGTAAATGGAGAGCTTGAGTtccctcccacccaccctggATAAAAAGCTCAATGTAAGACAAAGATTGTATTTGGGGCttagggttttttggtttgttttgggtttttttgggggggcagTGTTCAATTCAAagaggggggaagaaaaaagtgtgACTGAAAAAAGTGTCTCTCAGCTGTAAGGTGTCTCCCAAACACTACattaaaggtcctttccaacctaaaagaTTCCCTGGCTCAGTAATAATAAGGTTTTTGAAATACACTCATTTTCCATGAGCACTGCAGGTATGTCTATCACTCACAGCTCCAGAGTAACTCATCTGCCACTGGCTGTGTAACTCTATTCCAAGATTCAGGATTTATAAGCACATCAGCCTTTGCTGgcagaagctgctctgcagctgaatGTTGCAGCAGCACGAGCTTGTCACAATGTGTATTTCCATCATTAAAAAAACTAAGAAAGGCAGGTACTCACTGTATTCTATCATCATGTGAATCACATGGAAAGGGGCCCAACAGACTGCAAAGAGAAACACCACTGTCACCATCATAACAATTGCTCGCTTCTTCTTCCTGAAATTGCACCAAGACATTCCACACTGAATCACTAAGAACTGACTGGCAGTCAGATGTCTCTCCTCAAGTTACAGCTGTAACTGTGTCCTGATGGGTGCAGATGCAAACAAAACCCTCGAACATGCTCAGAAGTGCACAATTCCCTTGGAAACAAAAGTCCAACATCACATAAATCTGGTACGTCAATTAacacctttcatttttctcttctggaaaagcactttgcagctgcagcaagaCATGACATTAGTGTATCTTGCAAGGCATTTTAAACTCTGTTCAAGCAGATGCAAATAATTCCAAGAGTAAGAGATGGGAGGGAACATATAGGACAAGgacaataggacaagggggcacaggctcaagctctgccaggggaaattgaagttggagatcagaaaaaaattctttccagagagagaaatcaggcattggaatggcctgcccagagaggggtggattccccatccctggaggttttgaaactgagattggccgtggcactgagtgccatgatctggtaaagggactggagttggaccaagggttggacttgatgatctcagaggtcttttccaacccaatccattctatgattctgtgatatgaaACTCCCTTAATTGCTCAAAAAATAAGAGTCCCTTCTTAAATCTGGGAGCACTGACCATGCCTGCAGCACCTGATCAGAGAATCTGATAGAGTGAGTGCTTCCTTAGGCACTTTGTTAGACAAAGACCTCAGGAATAATTTATCCTTAATCGGCTTGTCAGGATTCTCCTTACAGTCAATAGTCAAGGAGATACTCTGCCTAATGAACAGAACTGCTGAGGGTTTGTGGCACATCACAGGCACAAGATCAATGTGCCcaatgaaaagcaaaaacatgAGGCAATATTAAAGGCAGCCCATATTTAGTGCTAAATAGCAGAGTTAATAATTATTGATTTTTATAGCTTTTCACACAGAGCACTACCATCTGGGAAGTCTCCCATAAACACACCTGAGAACATGCAAATGCTTTCTAAGCTCTATCAAGTTAAGCTGCTGTTCACAGTCTCAGAATTACATAAAGGACTTTCCATCGAacacaaaaaaataatgtaGCAGCATTTTCCTCAAGCCATCTTCTAACTGATGGCCTCCATCTTTTGAAAAAGCAAGCACTTCACAAAGTACAAATATACTGAGAGTTGGTGAAAGGGTTCACTCCAAAGTGTGGCtacactaagaaaaaaattatctgtttaACCTGTCTTAAGCTGGATATCTAAGTGTTAAATAAGTAGGTAGCTTTAAAAATCTGGGCTATGCTATACTCTCCAATgcatatggaaataaaaattttattttttcttgcactTCTTTATGAAAActgtcaggggaaaaaaaaagactttctaGAAATCAAAGTTCCAAGTGTATTTTGCTTACAAACCTTGATATTTTGGACATTTCACTCCCATGAATGGTTTGAAGAACTGAAGCATCTCCCACTCGTTTCTTAATCCAGAGTTCATAGCCAATTTTAGTGTACAAAAAAAGCATCAGCATCAGTGGAAGAAGGAAGAGTATAACAAGAATAAAGGTAGTGTAGATC includes:
- the QRFPR gene encoding pyroglutamylated RF-amide peptide receptor isoform X1 translates to MRSLNITPEQFAQLLRDNNVTREQFIALYELQPLVYIPELPGRTKVAFVFICVLIFALALFGNCLVLYVVTRSKAMRTVTNIFICSLALSDLLIAFFCVPFTMLQNISSNWLGGAFACKMVPFVQSTAIVTEILTMTCIAVERHQGIVHPLKMKWQYTNKRAFTMLGIVWLLALIVGSPMWHVQRLEVKYDFLYEKVYVCCLEEWASPIYQKIYTTFILVILFLLPLMLMLFLYTKIGYELWIKKRVGDASVLQTIHGSEMSKISRKKKRAIVMMVTVVFLFAVCWAPFHVIHMMIEYSNFEREYDDVTVKMTFAIVQLIGFFNSICNPIVYAFMNENFKKNFLSAICFCIVKENASPARQVGNSGITMRRQKPSVSQRDALDSEGARREAFSDGNIEVKFCDQPAAKRNLRRHLVLFSSELTVHGNGQ